The genomic region TATTAGGAATGGGTAACCCCTTACTAGATATATCAGCGATCGTCgaagaagattttttaaaaaaatacgaaatgaAACCAAACGATGCAATTTTAGCTTCTGaattacacaaaaatttaTACTCGGAATTAGTAAACTCGTATAACGCCGATTTTATCGCGGGGGGATCGGTGCAAAACGCGTTAAGAGTGTGCCAATGGATATTAGATAAGCCAAATGTAACCACGTTTTTTGGTTGCGTAGGAAATGATAATTATTcgaaaatattggaaaataaaGCGCGTTCGAATGGAGTTAACGTGCAATACCAATACACCGAAAAAGAACCCACAGGGACTTGTGCCGTACTTTTAACCGGACAAAATAGATCGTTATGTGCCAATTTAGCAGCTGCGAATTGTTTCACTTTAGATCATATCCGAAAACCAGAAAATAAAGAGTTTATTGAGAAAGCtagttattattatgtttCGGTAAGTCTTATCTGAGTTTATCGCTTTTGACCTTTtcgttttacaaaaaataaaagcatttacatttctatttatagaatttattattattaatggaaatttttttagggtttTTTCTTAACAGTTAGCCCGGAATCGATAATAGAAGTTGCTCAATACGCTCATTCCCAAAATAGACCATTCCTTATGAATCTCTCTGCTCCATTTATTtcccaattttttaaagaaccTCTTATGAAAACGATGCCTTATGTTGACATCCTTTTTGGAAATGAAACGGTAATTAATTCATTTGTCCATGACTACCTtataaatgagttttctaaaacgaaAGGGGTCATTTTTTACAgagtgaataataataatttgatagacttattagaattatttaaaacataaacaaattccttttttcttatgatttaagcataaattaattaattttcgtaaaaaaaacatgacgtttcataaaattgacatttaattttgataaattgtgttacagttggtaacgttgaatttgtgtcacattgacgtttaaattttattcaaaaatttatttaaaaaaaaaaaaagtttatggaatcaatttcaatggTAGTCGTGGACAATTATTCAACAAAgttgttattattgtaattttgtttAGGAAGCAGCAACTTTTGCAACAGAACAATCTTTTGGTACacaaaatttgaaagaaattgctttaaaaatttgtcaacTTCCAAAACAAAATGAGAACCGACCGAGAGTTTGTATAATAACCACGGGGGATCAACCGGTTCTTTTGGCGAAAAATGGAAAGGTGATTGAATTCCCCGCGATTGATTtagaaaaatcgaaaattgttgataCAAACGGTGCGGGGGATGCGTTTGTAGGCGGGTTTTTGGCTCAATATATCCTAGAACAACCGTTAGATGTTTGTATTAAATGCGGAATTTGGACGGCGACGGAAATTATTCAAAGATCCGGATGTACTTACGAAGGTAAAGCGGGATTTAAACCCTAaagtataaattattttatgttttaacgcaatttacttaatttttttattaatatttttttttgtgaattattATGggtaattgtttttaataaaggaaatttttaaaataaattgtattaatttttttgaaaactaacattttttttctttaatcaatTATTCAAGTGTGTCGTGTGTATATCAATGTTGAGTTTTGTGTACAAGGTGTTagacaaatatttttgtataatgtaCAGTTAACTAAAATGTATGTAATTATACATGAAGTTATTTAATCTTGGTCGGGTGTTCAACGTTGAGGAAACAGTTTTAGTACGGTTAATACAAATTGATCGAAATTCCTCGTTGTTAAACAACCGgccataataattattatattttatatacaacagtgagaaagaaaaaaataaaaagaattttaatctaaaactagaactaatagtagcactatcactagaactaacactagacttagaaactttcggattaagtcgtcttaagagatgcacagctaaacccgaaactttctagttctaggtctagtgttagttctaattttaattgttattcagcgctagattgttgtatatttttgttgaactaaaagtaaaactaacaccatacctagaactagaatcattcgagtttagcaaTCTTTAGAGACATACAGGTTAACCTCCTTCTAATTCCAGGTCTATTGTTAGTTGAAGTAATAGTGctactattagttctagtttaaagaatatttaaatataattaagaaCTATTAACAAagttgaaaatagaaaaaaaaggaaattaataaacagatttatttttaataataatatgtaccTCACTAATTAGTGATTCTTTTTGTACATACTCAATAATAccaatataaataaacgaccttaaataaaaaataagaaactatTCCGCACCatcttttatacaaaaatttacaaatctGTACAACTTTATATCttacatttttagttattttaaaggcaaaaataaataacaattctaaaaacatctaaaaaaaacaaacgcgatttttattaaaaactaatatttagTAAATGTGATGTTGAAGTTCCTTTTTGTGGCATCTTCCTTTTTCTCATTCGCAGTTTCTTTCAGATACGTTTTCTTTCGACCTCACTATTTCTTACAACTTACACTCTATATACACCATATTTTTtccatttcatttttctttttaaaccaaactcaatttaaataacCGTTTATTTTTTGCACAGCCTGTCGAAAGGTTCTCATTCATTTTGAGATCATTTTCACActgtttacaaaaatttaaaaataattagtgaATACAAATTGGGgacatattatattataataatcaaTTTATATACTATCTAATTTTAGTCTAAATAGTAGATGAGACACTATATTGCGTGCCGTGAAACCAAGGCCGAGGcagcaaaaatttaaactgTTGAAGAAATAGAAGCCGATACACAACATTCTGCGTCGTTTAAGAGGtataagccgaggtcgcttgcggccgaggcagtagcaATTGAAACTGTTGAAGAAATAGAAGCCGATGCACAACATTCTGTGTCGTTTAAGAGGtataagccgaggtcgcttgcggccgaggaaGCAGAAATTTAAACTATTGAAGCAATAACAGCCCAGCGTAACATTTTGCGTTGTGAAAGAGAcgttagccgaggtcgcttgcggccgaagcAGTAGTAATTGGAACGGTCGAAGAAATAGAAGCGAATGCACAATATTCTGCGCCATTTAAGAGTTATTAACCGAGATCggttgcggccgaggcagcaGAAATTTAAACTATTGAAATAATAACAGCCCAGCGCAACAGGCTGACTTTTTAAAGAGAtgttagccgaggtcgcttgcggccgaggcagtacaaaattaaaactgttgaagaaataaaagccGATGTGCAGATCACTTGCGagcgaggcgctagatttaTTAAGATACTTTGTGTCTTTACTAAGATATATAAGGAACGATTTTaactcaaatcgccgaggtcgcttgcgggcgaggcgctagagtTCTTCAGAACTAACGATTCTATGTAGATATATCAACTCCagtgcctcgcccgcaagcgacctcggctatttAAGACGAAATCGTTTCTTTTACAACTTTATAAAGATACAAAgacttctttaaaaaaacatttactctcaaatcgccgaggtcgcttgcgggcgaggcgctggaatccttcaaaattaacgatttcgtgttgatatatcaactccaccgcctcgcccgcaagcgacctcggcgaagtgaagATAAACTTGGTTTTTTAAGAGACTTTGTGACTTTACCAAGATATGAGGAACGATTTCGCCTCAAATCGCCAAGGTCACTTACGGGCGAGGCGGTAGAATCCCTCAAAATTGacgattttgaattaatacGTCAaatccagcgcctcgcccgcaagcgacctcggcgaagtgaagATAAACTTGGTTTTTTAAGAGACTTTGTGACTTTACCAAGATATGAGGAACGATTTCGCCTCAAATCGCCAAGGTCACTTACGGGCGAGGCGGTAGAATCCCTCAAAATTGacgattttga from Onthophagus taurus isolate NC chromosome 5, IU_Otau_3.0, whole genome shotgun sequence harbors:
- the LOC111426636 gene encoding adenosine kinase; this encodes MESLKIREGMLLGMGNPLLDISAIVEEDFLKKYEMKPNDAILASELHKNLYSELVNSYNADFIAGGSVQNALRVCQWILDKPNVTTFFGCVGNDNYSKILENKARSNGVNVQYQYTEKEPTGTCAVLLTGQNRSLCANLAAANCFTLDHIRKPENKEFIEKASYYYVSGFFLTVSPESIIEVAQYAHSQNRPFLMNLSAPFISQFFKEPLMKTMPYVDILFGNETEAATFATEQSFGTQNLKEIALKICQLPKQNENRPRVCIITTGDQPVLLAKNGKVIEFPAIDLEKSKIVDTNGAGDAFVGGFLAQYILEQPLDVCIKCGIWTATEIIQRSGCTYEGKAGFKP